actgatttgaaagctttgtaaaattcacaggaaagtccatcagggccgggtgttttcgacagaggcagctgatcaatagctagctcaatttcttgtatcgtaagggtatcactaatgcatgcacagtcatcatcctgtaaaggttttacaagagacacaaaactctctaaaacttttgcatcgtgatcatcgggccgagcactaaacaacacactgtagtaagtttcgaacttagaaattatgtcattcgtaTGTGTTAAAAGAgtaccttcggagtatatttccggaattactttggaaacagcgtgacgtcgctcgtcaagtaaagcttgacgtgttggttgctcagactgcagagcgcgcatgtttcgagatcgaactcgcgcacctctgtaacgcagtgcatcatacttttgcaactcacatttaagattttctatgtcaacaatgtaagtgcctggcatttcgcattccatctggtaaaggttgtgtaggctcttaagaagtaatgtttcttcattctttctatagaatgctttcagcgatccaatttctatagccactgtacgaacctcttgtttaaagagttcccaagctgcaaataacggcaagtcagtagaaagagaattttttagggtcatgtgtacgcgattaataaaatcctgatcatttaggaggtcagagttaagcttccagagtgcccactgtggtcggaaattggTTGCAGATTTCTCACTAATCTTTGCGATAACCATGCAATGATCCGAGAACGAAACTGGGATAGTAGTGCAGGACAGTTCCCGggagaggagtgatgaagaaacataaatccgatcaaggcgggcataagagcgaccttgaattcgtgtataagagcgagctccctgtcccgacactcctatatcaacgagccctgcattttctattacgttagacaaaacttcaccactcctgtcccgctgagtgttaatgccgcttcgatcgcacggatcacatacacaattgaaatcgcccattaacacaatgcaacgatcacagtccattagactacgcacagtatcaaataagacaattcgttttgcagcgtcattaaatgcatagacgttgactaatcgccatggcacaccctgcaacacaaaatcacagCATATATATCGGCCTTCAGCGTCTACATGGTAACTAAGTGCTGAAcaaagtaggctctttttcagaaacaggaaacagcccgcggataaaccaagagcgtgtgaaacgcagacgttatattcagacagaaaaggtcgcaaagccctttctgtctcgtcatcactctcaatcttcgtctcctgcacggcgacgaagtcgagccgcttcctagacaaaagccggcgaagctgcgcctgtttctgcaaatacctaaggcctctcacgttcaaagttgcgaagagaagttgctgggacagggccatggtgaaTACCAACTATTTAGACCTAATTCTCTATGCGGTCGGTCTTAGAGGGtaacggtgaggctccctccgaaccCTCACCAGGCCTCCTGGACCTTGATCGCCGGCACTGTCCTGAGTGTgtcgatgttttgcggcgacgtgctttccttgtggtactggccgtctcgctgtccgtgcttgattctgatctgttagtcgcacggcgcttcggaattgacGTATCCGCGCTACTTCGTCTGTCTTCTGACAGCATAGCGCACGTGTTGACGTGCTTCGGTGTAGCAGATGagtcatcagcggctgtctcattcGCTGGCTGGGAGGAAACTGTCTGCGTAGTAGCGGGCACGtctttctcttcgctactttccttttccacgggcggttctgcgatgtcattgtcttcaacatgtagaggggctttactggcacagctggtattcgtggaagagggaacgtctcccgttgcgtcgagaacctcagtaacatccattatgtgttcctgcaggctttcttctggaggccttgtcctgtgtcgtagcttgtcggcgtatgtcacaacacattcttcatctgtgtggccaaagcgtcggcaggcttcacaacgtggggttctgcagtttcgacgaatgtgcccaaccttgttacagcggagacaaagtgggggccggcctggaatcaatacaaggctctgcactccacaaacgtgtagcagatgtggaacgtctcccacgccgactccatcggcaagagtcaacaccacgtcacgatttagggtacgcatttgctccatttccgatactctccagctttctgctgatatagacttcactttcccgtaagcctggagcgcTTCTCGAATGTAATCGTCAGCCAAACGTTCAGGAAGCCATAAAAGCTTCATTTTCACTTCTGTGGGCTCGGGGTCAATAACGAggcagcgtctaccttttacgaataattctccgcacgtgactagctttgatttcgtaattgatgatttgcacgtcaccatccacacgtgtgacatctgaaattgaccgatggaacttatttcctttaggtcaataacgttccgaagggcgtctctgaagtcttgggctctgtacggtcgaccacttaagtcagcatgcaggaaaacggagtccacaaccagcttaccggtaggaagacgaggtatcacaacacggtagtcattgctgctggctgaagcctgagcagcacctcggccaggggccgataaatcctttggagcggagaacatgaaaaaagcgaccgttcggaacgccgtcttcttcttcctccttgaCCACGCCGCTTGCTAGGCGAGATgggatatttagacaaggttaaaCATGGaaacgcaagtgcggcaatataacagtgactccgtattttgtgcaagctgtgcagtgagagtctaacgttgagtgtacttgcaaccataagcgactgcgaaaagaaatcagcccaaGTATTTTTAGGgggatttaaactgaggcactacgccatgtatacgtgtagcgagctcaaacggggcaccgaagacgacagagaagggcggtttctctgtcgcttagcgtgtgccgtttgagctacacatcgcttcagt
This Dermacentor albipictus isolate Rhodes 1998 colony chromosome 1, USDA_Dalb.pri_finalv2, whole genome shotgun sequence DNA region includes the following protein-coding sequences:
- the LOC139054807 gene encoding uncharacterized protein, which produces MFSAPKDLSAPGRGAAQASASSNDYRVVIPRLPTGKLVVDSVFLHADLSGRPYRAQDFRDALRNVIDLKEISSIGQFQMSHVWMVTCKSSITKSKLVTCGELFVKGRRCLVIDPEPTEVKMKLLWLPERLADDYIREALQAYGKVKSISAESWRVSEMEQMRTLNRDVVLTLADGVGVGDVPHLLHVCGVQSLVLIPGRPPLCLRCNKVGHIRRNCRTPRCEACRRFGHTDEECVVTYADKLRHRTRPPEESLQEHIMDVTEVLDATGDVPSSTNTSCASKAPLHVEDNDIAEPPVEKESSEEKDVPATTQTVSSQPANETAADDSSATPKHVNTCAMLSEDRRSSADTSIPKRRATNRSESSTDSETASTTRKARRRKTSTHSGQCRRSRSRRPGEGSEGASPLPSKTDRIEN